In Blattabacterium cuenoti, the following proteins share a genomic window:
- the ileS gene encoding isoleucine--tRNA ligase: MSKIFIEYKKLNINYITITISQYWKKHKIFQNNSNFHNQKKPLSYILYEGPPSLNGNPGIHHILARTIKDIFCRYHALKGKNVFRKAGWDAHGLPVELNVEKSMKITKNDIGTGKKMSIKEYNNLCKKFVNISLNKWKLFTEKIGYSIDLDNSFITYNAKYMESVWWGIKELYNRNLIYKGFTIQPYSPAAGTGLSHHELNMPGTYKKVKQLSPFLKFKAIKNTLPKKFKNILGDIYFISWTTAPWTIPSNTALAFGNDINYVLVKTYNTYTFLKENIVFSEKSIHKILLSNQFYSVSSNIELDTYNNNDRKNKKIPYLVIEKFKGKELVFSKYEQLLPWFKPYYNEENAFQIIAGNFVNVNEGTGIVHISPTFGMDDFMIAKKYNIPPMLVLNEKNTPVPLVDFQGKFIKNFPHGFSEKYVKNEFNTDQNNFFSVDEKIIFLLEKEEKIFRTEKHVHFYPHCWRTEKPILYYLLNSWFIKTTEIKDKMISLNRKIQWYPDFTGKKRFDSWLRNIKDWNFSRSRYWGTPLPIWRTEKGDEEIVIGSIKELFLEIQKSIKYGFMSYNVFEGFVLDDISDNNYNKIDLHKHILDEIILVSPKGKPMKRESDLIDVWFDSGAMPYAQFHYPFENKEYIDKNLLFPADFISEGIDQTRGWFFTLHAINSLLFDSIAYKNVVSTGLVLDQYGRKMSKSKGNTINPFDLIENYGPDAIRWYIICNSEPWDNLKFNKNDIHTIINKFFGTLYNIYSFFVLYANIDGFSYKEKECLSSYTKLDFWILSELNTLIKKTDNYYANYNPTKAARLISSFVLDQLSNWYIRLCRRRFWKEKYTKNKISAYQILYKCLIVVAKLISPIAPFFSEKLYVDLNSVTKKENFKSIHLTNFPSYNSNLINQELENSMLWIQKIITMVFSIRKKNKIKIRQPLQKLLILVSDDKMRFQLQQSFAFAIIFREANVKEIEFPSSYKDLESIKHIKPNYKSLGPKFGKKIQEVSELIKKFSQEEIREIEKKKECIFFLKKEKILLSLEDVKISTEYIKGWSVLFDYKFTIALDLRITDILWEEGFIRELIRHIQKLRKNRNYNVVEKIFVYISAKNNHKFQNKVQTILQKKKDFICRETLAVDIFLQNNVTKFDDEEEEKIYFEEKFILYMQIRKVENTIK; the protein is encoded by the coding sequence ATGTCAAAAATATTTATAGAGTATAAAAAATTGAATATTAATTATATAACTATTACAATATCTCAATATTGGAAAAAACATAAGATTTTTCAAAATAATTCTAATTTTCATAATCAAAAAAAACCCCTTTCATATATATTATATGAAGGGCCTCCATCTTTAAATGGAAATCCTGGAATTCATCATATTTTAGCTAGAACCATAAAAGACATTTTTTGTAGATATCATGCACTAAAAGGTAAAAATGTTTTTAGAAAGGCAGGGTGGGATGCTCATGGGCTTCCAGTGGAATTAAATGTAGAAAAAAGTATGAAAATTACTAAAAATGATATAGGAACAGGAAAAAAAATGAGTATAAAAGAATATAATAATCTTTGTAAAAAATTTGTCAATATATCGTTAAATAAATGGAAATTATTTACAGAAAAAATAGGATATTCCATAGATTTAGATAATTCTTTTATTACTTATAATGCAAAGTATATGGAAAGTGTATGGTGGGGCATTAAAGAATTATATAATAGAAATCTTATTTATAAAGGTTTTACTATTCAACCTTATTCTCCTGCTGCAGGAACTGGATTAAGTCATCATGAGTTAAATATGCCCGGAACTTATAAAAAAGTAAAACAATTATCTCCATTTTTGAAATTTAAAGCAATTAAAAATACTTTACCTAAAAAATTTAAAAATATTTTAGGAGATATATATTTTATATCATGGACAACTGCTCCTTGGACTATTCCTTCAAATACAGCATTAGCTTTTGGGAATGATATAAACTATGTATTAGTTAAAACTTATAATACATATACTTTTTTAAAAGAAAATATTGTTTTTTCTGAAAAATCTATTCATAAAATATTATTATCAAATCAGTTTTATTCTGTTTCAAGTAACATTGAGTTAGATACTTATAATAATAATGATAGAAAAAATAAGAAAATTCCTTATTTAGTAATAGAAAAATTTAAAGGAAAAGAATTAGTATTCAGTAAATATGAACAATTATTACCTTGGTTTAAACCTTATTATAACGAAGAGAATGCTTTTCAAATTATAGCAGGAAATTTTGTTAATGTTAATGAAGGGACAGGGATTGTTCATATTTCCCCCACATTTGGAATGGATGATTTTATGATAGCTAAAAAATATAATATTCCTCCAATGTTAGTTTTAAATGAAAAAAATACACCTGTTCCTTTAGTTGATTTTCAAGGAAAATTTATTAAAAATTTTCCTCACGGATTCTCTGAAAAATATGTTAAAAATGAATTTAATACGGACCAAAATAATTTTTTTTCAGTAGATGAAAAGATAATCTTTTTATTGGAAAAAGAAGAAAAGATATTTAGAACGGAAAAACATGTTCATTTTTATCCACATTGTTGGAGAACAGAAAAACCAATACTTTATTACCTATTAAATTCATGGTTTATCAAAACTACAGAAATAAAAGATAAAATGATTAGTTTGAATCGAAAAATTCAATGGTATCCTGATTTTACAGGTAAAAAACGTTTTGATTCTTGGCTAAGAAATATAAAAGATTGGAATTTTTCACGTTCTAGGTATTGGGGGACTCCTCTTCCTATTTGGAGAACAGAAAAAGGAGATGAGGAAATTGTAATAGGATCAATTAAAGAATTGTTTTTGGAAATTCAAAAATCTATTAAATATGGTTTTATGTCATATAATGTGTTTGAAGGTTTTGTATTAGATGATATCAGTGATAATAATTATAATAAAATAGATTTGCATAAGCATATTTTGGACGAAATCATATTAGTTTCTCCTAAAGGGAAACCTATGAAAAGGGAATCTGATTTAATTGATGTATGGTTTGATTCTGGAGCCATGCCGTATGCTCAATTTCATTATCCGTTCGAAAATAAAGAATATATAGATAAAAATTTGTTGTTTCCCGCTGATTTTATTTCAGAAGGAATAGATCAAACAAGAGGATGGTTTTTTACCTTACATGCTATTAATAGTTTGTTATTTGATTCTATAGCATATAAAAATGTTGTATCAACAGGATTGGTTTTAGACCAATACGGTCGTAAAATGTCAAAAAGTAAAGGTAATACTATAAATCCTTTTGATTTAATAGAGAACTATGGTCCTGATGCTATACGTTGGTATATTATATGCAATTCTGAGCCTTGGGATAATTTAAAATTTAATAAAAATGATATTCATACTATTATAAATAAATTTTTTGGAACATTGTATAATATCTATTCTTTTTTTGTTTTATATGCTAATATTGATGGCTTTTCTTACAAAGAAAAAGAATGCTTGAGTTCTTACACAAAATTGGATTTTTGGATCCTTTCTGAATTAAATACTCTTATTAAAAAAACAGATAATTATTATGCAAACTATAATCCAACAAAGGCGGCTCGTTTGATTTCTTCTTTTGTTTTAGATCAATTAAGTAATTGGTATATAAGATTATGTAGAAGAAGATTTTGGAAAGAAAAATATACAAAAAATAAAATATCTGCATATCAAATTCTTTATAAATGTTTAATTGTTGTCGCCAAATTAATTTCTCCTATTGCTCCATTCTTTTCTGAAAAATTATATGTGGATTTAAATTCTGTTACTAAAAAAGAAAATTTTAAAAGTATTCATTTAACAAATTTTCCTAGTTATAATTCTAATTTAATCAATCAAGAATTGGAAAATAGTATGCTTTGGATTCAGAAAATAATTACAATGGTTTTTTCTATAAGAAAAAAAAATAAAATCAAGATTCGGCAACCTTTACAAAAATTACTTATTCTTGTCTCTGATGATAAAATGCGTTTTCAATTACAACAGTCATTTGCATTTGCAATTATATTTAGAGAAGCTAATGTAAAAGAAATAGAATTTCCTTCTTCTTATAAAGATCTTGAATCCATCAAACATATTAAACCTAATTACAAATCTTTAGGGCCTAAATTTGGAAAAAAAATTCAGGAAGTTTCTGAACTTATAAAAAAATTTAGTCAAGAAGAAATTAGAGAAATCGAAAAAAAGAAAGAATGCATTTTTTTTCTAAAAAAAGAAAAAATTCTTCTTTCTTTAGAAGATGTTAAAATTAGTACTGAATATATTAAAGGTTGGTCAGTTTTATTTGATTACAAATTTACAATAGCATTAGATTTACGGATTACAGACATTCTTTGGGAAGAAGGATTTATTAGAGAATTAATTAGACATATACAAAAATTGAGAAAAAATCGTAACTATAATGTAGTTGAAAAAATATTTGTATATATAAGCGCCAAAAATAATCACAAATTTCAAAATAAAGTACAAACTATTTTACAAAAAAAAAAAGATTTCATTTGTAGAGAAACTCTTGCTGTAGATATTTTTTTACAAAATAATGTAACAAAATTTGATGATGAAGAAGAAGAAAAAATCTATTTTGAAGAAAAATTCATATTATATATGCAGATTCGAAAAGTAGAAAATACAATAAAATGA
- the mutS gene encoding DNA mismatch repair protein MutS, which produces MNKNETLDCKKKEETPLIKQYNDIKAKYPDTILLFQVGDFYETFGEDAIKCSQTLNIVLTKRSHVLLAGFPYHSLSTYLPKLIRSGFRVAICNQLEEPKKGKNIVKRGVTELVTPGIAIDENIISPKSNNFLASIHLGENQNLGLSFLDISTGEFFVTEGTKNNILQYLKHFHPSEILFQRKEKKFFDQLLKGKYYTFLMEDWIFDYSFAYEKLISHFQMNSLKGFGINDLKLGIISCGVVLSYLHNTLHFNIKHISNIRRIKKEEHMWIDDFTFRNLEIFHPLNKEGVSLINILDHTLTPMGGRLLKNWILFPIKNLFYIKKRHQIVQELCNNNTIRSFIKIKLKNIYDIERIISKIAIGKISPREMYTLYKSLIYINEIQKEFLSQKSKIFINIGNSFQNCNFICEKISKTIQKNPPHQIEKGKGNVVIKGFSKELDEIRMMYFSQKEYLEKFCSIERLKTGINNLKIGYNNIFGYFFEVKISKKEKVPSHWIQKQTLTNSIRYITEELKNYELKIFNAEQKIFFLEKEIFNNLVNQILEKITPLQKNAKTIAKLDVLHSFSSLALENNYVKPKVNDSFKISIIKGRHPVIERQFIDKTSYIPNDIILNKLNKQILIITGPNMSGKSAILRQTAIIILMAHIGSFVPAEYAEIGLTDKIFSRVGASDNISLGESTFMVEMNETANILNNLSKRSFLILDEIGRGTSTHDGISIAKSIIEFLHTKNLRPLTLFATHYHELNEMSFFFKRIKNYHISVRKKNDNVIFMRKLTAGGSEQSFGIYVAKISGMPIEIIERAKKILNILKSKKNETEINKKKIFYLLNKIVFSLKKIKNIDALSLKNATIKIHEIKNLLNY; this is translated from the coding sequence ATGAATAAAAACGAAACCCTTGATTGCAAAAAAAAAGAAGAAACTCCATTAATAAAGCAATATAATGATATAAAAGCTAAATATCCAGATACTATTTTATTATTTCAAGTTGGAGATTTTTATGAAACTTTTGGAGAAGACGCCATTAAATGTTCCCAAACATTAAATATAGTTTTAACTAAGCGATCTCATGTACTCTTAGCTGGTTTTCCTTACCATTCTTTGAGTACCTATTTACCAAAATTGATACGTTCAGGATTTCGTGTTGCTATCTGTAATCAATTAGAAGAACCAAAAAAAGGGAAAAATATTGTAAAAAGAGGAGTGACAGAACTTGTTACTCCAGGAATAGCCATAGATGAAAATATTATATCCCCTAAGTCAAATAATTTTTTAGCTTCTATTCACTTAGGAGAAAATCAAAATTTGGGTTTAAGTTTTTTAGATATTTCTACTGGTGAATTTTTTGTAACAGAAGGTACAAAAAACAATATTTTACAATATTTAAAACATTTTCATCCTAGTGAAATTCTTTTTCAAAGAAAGGAAAAAAAATTTTTTGATCAATTATTAAAAGGAAAATATTATACTTTTTTAATGGAAGATTGGATATTTGATTATTCATTTGCATATGAAAAATTAATATCTCATTTTCAAATGAACTCTTTAAAAGGATTTGGTATAAATGATTTAAAATTAGGAATTATTTCTTGTGGAGTCGTTTTATCATACTTACATAACACACTGCATTTTAATATAAAACATATTTCTAACATACGAAGAATAAAAAAAGAAGAACACATGTGGATAGATGATTTTACTTTTCGTAATTTAGAAATATTTCATCCCTTGAACAAGGAAGGAGTTTCTTTAATTAACATATTAGACCACACTCTCACTCCTATGGGGGGAAGATTATTGAAAAATTGGATTCTTTTTCCTATAAAAAATTTATTCTATATAAAAAAACGTCATCAAATAGTACAAGAATTATGCAACAATAATACGATACGCTCTTTTATAAAAATAAAACTCAAAAATATTTATGATATAGAAAGAATAATTTCTAAAATAGCCATCGGAAAGATTTCGCCACGTGAAATGTATACATTATATAAATCTTTGATTTACATAAACGAAATACAAAAAGAATTTTTATCTCAAAAATCAAAAATTTTTATAAATATTGGAAACTCTTTTCAGAATTGTAATTTTATATGTGAAAAAATTTCGAAAACAATACAAAAAAACCCTCCTCATCAAATTGAAAAAGGAAAAGGAAATGTTGTAATTAAAGGATTTTCTAAGGAATTAGATGAAATTCGTATGATGTACTTTTCTCAAAAAGAATATTTAGAAAAATTTTGTTCAATAGAGCGATTAAAAACAGGAATTAATAATTTAAAAATTGGATATAATAATATTTTTGGATATTTTTTTGAAGTTAAAATTTCTAAAAAAGAAAAAGTCCCCTCCCACTGGATACAAAAACAAACATTGACAAATTCTATTCGATATATCACTGAAGAATTAAAAAATTACGAACTAAAGATTTTTAATGCAGAACAAAAAATATTTTTCTTAGAGAAAGAAATATTTAACAATCTAGTTAATCAGATATTAGAAAAAATCACCCCTTTACAAAAAAATGCAAAAACAATTGCAAAATTAGATGTATTACACTCTTTTTCTAGTTTAGCATTAGAAAATAATTATGTAAAACCAAAAGTTAATGATTCCTTCAAAATATCAATAATAAAAGGACGACACCCGGTTATTGAAAGACAATTTATTGATAAAACCTCATACATTCCTAATGATATTATTTTAAATAAGTTAAATAAACAAATCTTAATCATCACAGGACCCAACATGTCTGGAAAATCTGCTATTTTGCGTCAAACTGCTATTATTATACTGATGGCTCATATTGGAAGTTTTGTTCCTGCTGAATATGCGGAAATAGGATTAACAGATAAAATATTCAGTAGAGTTGGAGCGTCCGATAATATTTCTTTAGGAGAATCTACTTTTATGGTAGAAATGAACGAAACAGCAAATATATTAAATAATCTTTCCAAAAGAAGTTTTCTTATTCTAGATGAAATAGGAAGAGGGACAAGTACTCATGATGGCATTTCAATAGCAAAATCTATCATAGAATTTTTACATACAAAAAATTTACGTCCTTTAACCTTATTTGCTACACATTATCATGAATTAAACGAAATGAGTTTTTTTTTTAAAAGAATAAAAAACTATCATATTTCTGTGAGAAAAAAAAATGATAATGTTATTTTTATGCGGAAACTGACAGCTGGAGGGAGTGAACAAAGTTTTGGAATTTATGTAGCTAAAATATCAGGTATGCCTATAGAAATCATTGAAAGAGCAAAAAAAATATTAAACATATTAAAATCAAAAAAGAATGAAACGGAAATAAATAAAAAAAAAATTTTTTATTTATTAAATAAAATAGTCTTTTCTTTAAAAAAAATAAAAAATATTGATGCTTTATCTCTGAAAAATGCCACTATAAAAATTCATGAAATTAAAAATTTATTAAATTATTAA
- the guaB gene encoding IMP dehydrogenase encodes MSLNKKILKEALTFDDVLLVPSYSSVLPSEVSLKTSLTLDITMNIPILSAAMDTVTESSLAISIAREGGIGIIHKNMNIENQSEEVYKVKRSESGMIDDPITLSRNSTLKYAQYLMKKFKISGLPVIEKDHSLVGIITRRDIKYRTDLDSLVEEVMTKEKLITSNKNITLEEAKNILLKERIEKLPIVDDFNKLVGLITIRDIDNLIEHPNACKDSRGRLRVGAAIGIDAKTMERVESLVKVGADIIAIDSAHGHSYKILQTIKLIRNSFPKITLLTGNIVTMEGAKDLIDAGSTVLKVGIGSGSICTTRVIAGVGMPQITAINDVYEYAKKRNVSVISDGGIRYSGDVVKAIAAGASSVMIGSLFAGTDEAPGEEVIFQGRKFKTYVGMGSLIALKRGSRDRYFQFNEKSVPEGIEAIVPYKGKMKDVIYQICGGLRSGMGYCGVTTIVELMKTAKFVRITNSGLKENHPHSVNITKESPNYFNYSK; translated from the coding sequence ATGTCTTTAAATAAAAAGATTTTAAAAGAAGCTCTGACTTTTGATGATGTTTTGCTTGTTCCTTCTTATTCTTCAGTTCTTCCATCAGAAGTCTCTCTTAAAACATCTCTTACCCTTGATATTACTATGAATATTCCTATATTAAGCGCTGCTATGGATACAGTTACGGAATCCTCTTTAGCTATCTCTATAGCCAGAGAAGGAGGTATAGGAATTATACATAAGAACATGAATATAGAAAATCAATCAGAAGAGGTTTATAAAGTAAAAAGAAGTGAAAGTGGAATGATAGATGATCCTATTACTCTTTCCAGAAATTCAACATTAAAATATGCTCAATATCTTATGAAAAAATTTAAAATTTCTGGATTACCTGTTATAGAAAAAGATCATTCATTAGTTGGAATTATTACCAGAAGGGATATAAAATATCGAACAGATTTAGATTCTTTAGTTGAAGAAGTAATGACAAAAGAAAAATTAATTACATCTAATAAAAATATAACTCTAGAAGAAGCTAAAAATATTCTTTTGAAAGAGAGAATAGAAAAATTACCTATTGTAGATGATTTTAATAAATTAGTAGGGTTAATCACGATTAGAGATATTGATAATTTAATTGAACACCCTAATGCTTGTAAAGATTCTAGAGGCCGTTTACGTGTAGGTGCAGCTATTGGGATAGATGCAAAAACTATGGAAAGAGTAGAATCTTTAGTGAAGGTGGGAGCAGATATTATAGCTATAGATTCAGCGCATGGGCATTCTTACAAAATATTACAAACAATAAAATTAATCAGAAATTCTTTTCCTAAAATAACATTATTAACAGGGAATATCGTAACCATGGAAGGCGCAAAAGATTTGATAGACGCTGGTTCCACTGTTTTAAAAGTAGGAATTGGATCTGGATCTATCTGTACTACAAGAGTTATAGCTGGAGTAGGTATGCCTCAAATAACAGCTATTAACGATGTTTATGAATATGCTAAAAAAAGAAATGTTAGCGTTATTTCTGATGGAGGAATCCGATATTCAGGGGATGTAGTAAAAGCTATTGCTGCTGGAGCTAGCTCAGTTATGATTGGAAGTCTATTTGCAGGAACTGATGAAGCTCCAGGAGAAGAAGTTATTTTTCAAGGAAGAAAGTTTAAAACTTATGTAGGGATGGGATCCTTAATCGCTCTTAAAAGAGGAAGTAGAGATCGTTATTTCCAATTTAACGAAAAATCTGTTCCGGAAGGAATAGAAGCTATAGTTCCTTATAAAGGAAAGATGAAAGACGTAATTTATCAAATTTGTGGAGGATTACGTTCTGGGATGGGATACTGCGGGGTTACCACTATTGTAGAGCTTATGAAAACAGCTAAATTTGTAAGAATCACGAATTCAGGATTAAAAGAAAATCACCCGCACAGTGTAAATATTACTAAAGAATCACCTAATTATTTTAATTATAGTAAATAA
- the rplS gene encoding 50S ribosomal protein L19 has protein sequence MLQSITKYYIKNNFPLFHSGDTITVFFEIKEGEKKRIQSFKGVVIKKQGKGFTKTFTIRKISAGIGIERIFIFNQPNIRKIEVNKKGKVRRSKIYYFRTLKGKKARVKS, from the coding sequence ATGTTACAAAGTATTACAAAATATTATATTAAAAACAATTTCCCTTTGTTTCATTCAGGAGATACAATAACTGTTTTTTTTGAAATTAAAGAAGGAGAAAAAAAAAGAATTCAATCTTTCAAAGGAGTAGTTATCAAAAAACAAGGGAAAGGATTTACTAAAACATTTACTATTCGTAAAATAAGTGCAGGAATAGGAATAGAACGTATATTTATTTTCAATCAACCTAATATACGAAAAATAGAGGTAAATAAAAAAGGAAAAGTTAGAAGATCTAAAATCTACTATTTTAGAACACTAAAAGGGAAAAAGGCAAGAGTAAAAAGCTGA
- the glmM gene encoding phosphoglucosamine mutase, with protein MTLIKSSSGIRGTLGGKVGNGFSPIDIIQFAGGYVSWMKKRYKSKKKFVLILGRDGRVSSVLFQQFLIITFQSLGVDVINIGLSTTPTVGIAVMNENADGGVMLTASHNPKNWNGLKMFNSYGEFLSEEDFEKLFYIAEKKYFSFSSYKKLGNLFKIDNYIQKHIEKILSLPIIDKNIIQKSKLKIVVDGINSTGGIAVPILLKYLGVHVIKMYCDPHGNFVHNPEPIEKNLREICKKVPDIKADLGISVDPDVDRVVFICENGDFFGEEYTLVAISDYILENKFGPIVSTLSSSHALKDLSIKKGVPYYSTPVGEIHVVKKMKEVHAVIGGEGNGGIIYPDLRYGRDALIGIALLLTQIAKLANIPLSELKKRYSNYFMSKKKIQFSSHERIKILLKTIKKKYKGKKMDFSDGIKIYLKYNEWIHIRKSNTENIIRIHTESTSRKKADFLSKKIIYEMKEL; from the coding sequence TTGACACTTATAAAGTCTTCATCTGGAATAAGAGGAACATTGGGAGGAAAAGTTGGAAATGGTTTTTCTCCTATAGACATAATTCAATTTGCGGGAGGATATGTTTCTTGGATGAAAAAAAGGTATAAAAGTAAGAAAAAATTTGTTCTAATATTGGGTAGAGATGGTAGAGTTTCTTCTGTACTATTTCAACAATTTTTAATCATTACTTTTCAAAGTCTTGGAGTGGATGTTATAAATATTGGTTTATCTACAACTCCTACTGTTGGAATTGCTGTAATGAATGAGAATGCAGATGGAGGTGTAATGTTAACGGCAAGTCATAATCCTAAAAATTGGAATGGATTAAAAATGTTTAATTCTTATGGAGAATTTTTATCTGAAGAAGATTTTGAAAAATTATTTTATATAGCAGAAAAAAAATATTTTAGTTTTTCTTCATATAAAAAATTAGGTAATCTTTTTAAAATCGATAATTATATTCAAAAACATATAGAAAAAATTCTTTCACTGCCTATTATAGATAAAAATATTATTCAAAAATCTAAATTAAAAATTGTTGTAGATGGAATTAATTCTACAGGAGGAATAGCGGTTCCTATTTTATTAAAATACTTGGGCGTTCATGTTATTAAAATGTATTGTGATCCTCATGGAAATTTTGTTCATAATCCTGAGCCAATTGAAAAAAACTTAAGGGAAATCTGTAAAAAAGTTCCGGATATAAAAGCAGATCTAGGAATTTCCGTTGATCCTGATGTAGATCGTGTAGTATTTATCTGCGAAAATGGAGATTTTTTTGGAGAAGAATATACTTTAGTGGCTATATCAGATTACATATTGGAAAATAAATTTGGCCCTATTGTTTCTACTTTATCATCTTCTCATGCATTAAAAGACCTTTCTATCAAAAAAGGAGTTCCTTATTATTCTACTCCTGTTGGAGAAATACATGTTGTAAAAAAAATGAAAGAAGTTCATGCTGTAATTGGAGGAGAAGGAAATGGAGGAATTATTTATCCTGATTTACGTTATGGAAGAGATGCTTTGATTGGAATCGCATTACTTTTAACTCAAATAGCTAAATTAGCTAATATTCCATTATCTGAATTAAAAAAAAGATATTCTAATTATTTTATGTCAAAAAAGAAAATTCAATTTTCTTCTCATGAACGAATTAAAATATTATTAAAGACAATAAAAAAGAAATATAAAGGAAAAAAAATGGATTTTAGTGATGGAATTAAAATTTATTTAAAATATAATGAATGGATACATATCAGAAAATCAAATACCGAAAATATTATTAGAATACACACGGAAAGTACTTCAAGAAAAAAAGCTGATTTTTTATCGAAAAAAATCATATATGAAATGAAAGAATTATGA
- a CDS encoding ABC transporter permease: MNFEWFFSKKTVWEDCRKNKTLRRIVIITQTTIIFGLIIAFLTFSIGFGFKEIIKDKLLNVRGQILIQKDNSTTSYPFFSVKKKKFLLKKFFKSNLVKQIHGISEKNVIISTKKKIDRYIFKGIYEDYNPVFFQYFLITENLFKKKILCNHNIFLSRKVFLSLGLDLGSKIKVDFLFFDKKGSPVVISKKFKVSGLYETGIPEFDDVYIIGNIKYIQQIYGWKKDLVEKFEIFVSYENINKKIFNKIPKGFLIKTIHNKNDIIKWINIFDVNIIVISLIIFVSVTINMIVFILILLLERIRTVGILKTLGAENKVIHKIFLFYIIQILIPSLIIGNSIGITLLVLQKKFHLISLNKIQYFVDFVPVSINICHIIIINLFVIFICFITIFFPSLFFIKKITPIKVIEFE, translated from the coding sequence TTGAATTTTGAATGGTTTTTTTCCAAAAAAACGGTTTGGGAAGATTGTAGAAAAAATAAAACTCTTCGTAGAATAGTTATTATAACACAAACAACAATAATTTTTGGTTTAATTATAGCTTTTTTAACTTTTTCTATAGGATTTGGGTTTAAAGAAATTATAAAAGATAAACTATTAAATGTTAGAGGACAAATTCTTATACAGAAAGATAATTCAACAACAAGCTATCCTTTTTTTTCTGTAAAAAAAAAGAAATTTTTATTGAAAAAGTTTTTCAAATCCAATTTAGTTAAACAAATTCATGGAATTTCTGAGAAAAATGTAATTATTTCTACAAAAAAAAAAATAGATAGATATATATTCAAAGGAATATATGAAGATTATAATCCCGTTTTTTTTCAATATTTCTTAATTACGGAAAATTTATTTAAAAAAAAAATATTGTGTAATCATAATATTTTTTTATCTAGAAAAGTATTTTTATCATTAGGATTAGATCTTGGATCTAAGATTAAAGTAGATTTTCTATTTTTTGATAAAAAAGGAAGTCCTGTTGTTATTTCTAAAAAATTTAAAGTTTCTGGTTTATATGAAACTGGAATTCCAGAATTTGATGATGTATATATTATTGGAAACATAAAATATATTCAACAAATCTACGGATGGAAGAAAGATTTAGTAGAAAAATTTGAAATCTTTGTTTCCTACGAAAATATAAATAAAAAAATTTTTAATAAAATCCCTAAAGGATTTTTAATTAAAACTATCCATAACAAAAATGATATTATAAAATGGATAAATATATTTGACGTAAATATTATTGTTATTAGTCTTATTATTTTTGTATCCGTAACCATTAACATGATTGTATTTATTCTAATTCTTCTTTTAGAAAGAATTAGAACCGTGGGGATTTTAAAAACTTTAGGAGCTGAAAATAAAGTTATACATAAAATATTTTTATTTTATATCATACAAATATTGATCCCTTCATTAATTATAGGAAATAGTATTGGAATCACTTTATTAGTATTGCAAAAAAAATTTCATTTAATATCATTAAATAAAATACAATATTTTGTTGATTTTGTTCCTGTTTCTATCAATATATGTCATATTATCATTATAAACTTATTTGTTATCTTTATTTGTTTTATAACAATATTTTTTCCTTCTTTATTTTTTATTAAAAAAATTACTCCTATAAAAGTTATAGAATTTGAATAA